The following proteins are co-located in the Pseudomonadota bacterium genome:
- a CDS encoding NAD(P)-dependent oxidoreductase, which yields MRVLVTGGTGFVGLHFVQALLDSGASMRS from the coding sequence ATGCGCGTCCTGGTGACGGGCGGCACTGGCTTCGTCGGTCTGCACTTCGTGCAGGCCCTGCTCGATTCGGGGGCCTCGATGCGCTCGAG